A DNA window from Methylobacterium sp. NMS14P contains the following coding sequences:
- a CDS encoding transglycosylase SLT domain-containing protein: MQGRTVGSPRTITGKQGHFGSGRADVIAAQPMLGRAHGSRPALFRSLLTVSMIAGGLSAALIGSGVDLAKVGLSPAVSVAEAATEIPMPRPRIHTVALSTPLDQTPLRAAASFAAVHDLDTELGSNTVDRVSYDFLLSESAVGDPNDILEFGPMKIRRHLVQTIVRAAQAVQTDPVLLMAVADKESSFVTAVQAKTSSATGLYQFIERTWLGVVRDFGAKYGLEKDAALITSDANDRPVITDPAERARVLELRRDPYLSALMAGEMLKRDAARIALRIGRELTLGEVYLAHFLGPDDAQEFLTNVVNKPAAAAATLLPGPARANRSIFFAAGRFVGRGRHRKPLSLSVAQVHEKFEAMMSTRGTRYQNVRAVSGIMAYADAEAGLATQ, encoded by the coding sequence ATGCAGGGCCGCACGGTCGGATCGCCGAGGACCATCACCGGTAAGCAGGGCCATTTCGGCTCGGGCCGCGCCGACGTGATCGCCGCGCAGCCCATGCTGGGCCGTGCCCATGGCAGCCGCCCCGCGCTGTTCCGCTCGCTGCTCACCGTCTCGATGATCGCCGGCGGGCTCAGCGCCGCGCTGATCGGATCGGGCGTGGACCTCGCCAAGGTCGGCCTGTCGCCCGCCGTGTCGGTGGCGGAGGCCGCCACCGAGATCCCGATGCCGCGCCCGCGGATCCACACCGTCGCCCTCAGCACGCCGCTCGATCAGACGCCGCTGCGCGCCGCCGCCAGCTTCGCCGCGGTGCACGACCTCGACACCGAGCTCGGCTCCAACACGGTCGACCGGGTGTCGTACGACTTCCTGCTGTCCGAGAGCGCCGTCGGCGACCCGAACGACATCCTCGAATTCGGCCCGATGAAGATCCGGCGCCACCTCGTTCAGACGATCGTCCGGGCGGCCCAGGCCGTCCAGACCGATCCGGTGCTCCTGATGGCGGTGGCCGACAAGGAATCCAGCTTCGTCACGGCGGTCCAGGCCAAGACCTCCTCGGCGACGGGCCTCTACCAGTTCATCGAGCGGACCTGGCTCGGCGTGGTGCGCGACTTCGGCGCCAAGTACGGGCTGGAGAAGGACGCCGCGCTGATCACGTCCGACGCCAACGACCGGCCGGTGATCACCGACCCGGCGGAGCGCGCCCGGGTTCTGGAACTGCGCCGCGACCCGTACCTGTCGGCCCTGATGGCCGGCGAGATGCTGAAGCGTGACGCGGCCCGCATCGCCCTGCGCATCGGCCGCGAGCTGACCCTCGGCGAGGTCTACCTCGCCCACTTCCTCGGGCCGGACGATGCCCAGGAGTTCCTCACCAACGTCGTGAACAAGCCGGCCGCCGCCGCGGCGACCCTGCTGCCGGGCCCGGCCCGCGCCAACCGCTCGATCTTCTTCGCCGCCGGGCGCTTCGTCGGGCGCGGCCGCCACCGCAAGCCCCTGAGCCTGTCGGTCGCGCAGGTGCACGAGAAGTTCGAGGCGATGATGAGCACCCGCGGGACGCGCTACCAGAACGTCCGCGCAGTCTCCGGGATCATGGCGTATGCCGACGCCGAAGCCGGCCTCGCCACGCAGTAA
- the alaS gene encoding alanine--tRNA ligase, whose translation MSGVNEIRSTFLDYFAKAGHEVVPSSSLVPKNDPTLMFTNAGMVQFKNVFTGMEKRAYDRATTAQKCVRAGGKHNDLDNVGYTARHHTFFEMLGNFSFGDYFKDRAIELAWTLITKEFGLKPDKLLVTVYADDDEAAGLWKKIAGFSDDKIIRIGTSDNFWQMGDTGPCGPCSEIFIDQGPALQGGPPGSPDEDGDRFLEFWNLVFMQYEQLEPGVRNPLPRPSIDTGMGLERMAAILQGVHSNYDTDLFRALIDAVAHAVSRAPEPATMASYRVIADHLRAASFLVADGVLPGNEGRGYVLRRIMRRAMRHAEILGAREPTMFRLVPTLVREMGQAYPELMRAESLIAETLKLEESRFRRTLERGLSILDAESRELKEGDKLSGDTAFTLYDTYGFPLDLTQDALKARGIGVDTDAFAAAMQRQKQAAREAWKGSGEAATETVWFGLRERVGATEFLGYETETAEGIVTALLRDGAEVNTLEAGQTGLVLVNQTPFYGESGGQVGDTGLILAPGVRARVTDTQKKLGDVFVHHVTVEEGTVSLDQPVELKVDNARRKAIRANHSATHLLHEALRQVLGDHVAQKGSLVSPERLRFDISHPKPIEADELARVEDIANAVLLQNAPVVTKLMAVDDAIASGARALFGEKYGDEVRVVSMGLPVDDATGPGKPKSFSVELCGGTHAARTGDIGAITVVAESAVGAGVRRIEALTADAARRHRAEEARTLAALAGILKAPVSEAPDRLTALMEDRRRLERELAETRRKLAMGGEGGPGTGAQQTEIGGVAFRRSVIEGLDMRDLKPIVDEEKKRLGSGIVAVVGVGPDGKAGLVVGVTDDLTERYDAVGLVRAGAGALGGKGGGGRRDMAQAGGPNGAGAEAALDAVAQALTEAA comes from the coding sequence ATGAGCGGCGTCAACGAGATCCGGTCGACCTTCCTCGACTACTTCGCCAAGGCGGGCCACGAGGTCGTGCCCTCCTCGAGCCTCGTGCCGAAGAACGACCCGACGCTGATGTTCACGAACGCCGGCATGGTGCAGTTCAAGAACGTCTTCACCGGGATGGAGAAGCGCGCCTACGACCGGGCGACGACGGCGCAGAAATGCGTGCGGGCCGGCGGCAAGCACAACGACCTCGACAATGTCGGGTACACGGCGCGCCACCACACGTTCTTCGAGATGCTCGGCAACTTCTCGTTCGGCGACTACTTCAAGGACCGGGCGATCGAGCTGGCCTGGACGCTGATCACCAAGGAGTTCGGCCTCAAGCCCGACAAGCTCCTCGTCACCGTCTACGCCGACGACGACGAGGCCGCCGGCCTGTGGAAGAAGATCGCCGGCTTCTCCGACGACAAGATCATCCGGATCGGGACCTCCGACAATTTCTGGCAGATGGGCGATACCGGCCCCTGCGGCCCCTGCTCGGAGATCTTCATCGACCAGGGCCCCGCGCTGCAGGGCGGCCCGCCCGGCTCCCCGGACGAGGACGGCGACCGCTTCCTCGAGTTCTGGAACCTCGTGTTCATGCAGTACGAGCAGCTGGAGCCGGGCGTCCGGAACCCGCTGCCGCGGCCGTCGATCGACACCGGCATGGGCCTGGAGCGCATGGCGGCGATCCTCCAGGGCGTCCACTCGAACTACGACACCGACCTGTTCCGCGCCCTGATCGACGCCGTGGCCCACGCGGTCTCGCGCGCGCCGGAGCCGGCCACGATGGCGTCCTACCGGGTGATCGCCGACCACCTGCGGGCGGCCTCCTTCCTGGTGGCCGACGGCGTGCTGCCGGGCAACGAGGGCCGCGGCTACGTGCTGCGCCGGATCATGCGCCGGGCCATGCGCCACGCCGAGATCCTGGGGGCCCGCGAACCCACCATGTTCCGCCTCGTGCCGACCCTCGTGCGCGAGATGGGCCAGGCCTACCCGGAGCTGATGCGGGCCGAGAGCCTGATCGCCGAGACCCTGAAGCTGGAGGAGAGCCGCTTCCGCCGCACCCTGGAGCGGGGCCTGTCGATCCTCGACGCCGAGAGCCGCGAGCTCAAGGAAGGTGACAAGCTCTCCGGCGACACCGCCTTCACCCTCTACGACACCTACGGCTTCCCCCTCGACCTGACGCAGGACGCCCTCAAGGCCCGCGGCATCGGCGTGGATACGGACGCCTTCGCGGCCGCGATGCAGCGCCAGAAGCAGGCGGCCCGCGAGGCCTGGAAGGGCTCGGGCGAGGCGGCCACCGAGACGGTGTGGTTCGGCCTGCGCGAGCGCGTCGGCGCCACCGAGTTCCTGGGCTACGAGACCGAGACCGCCGAGGGCATCGTGACCGCGCTCCTGCGCGACGGCGCCGAGGTGAACACCCTCGAGGCGGGCCAGACCGGCCTCGTGCTCGTCAACCAGACGCCGTTCTACGGGGAGTCGGGCGGCCAGGTCGGCGATACCGGCCTGATCCTGGCGCCGGGCGTTCGGGCGCGGGTGACCGACACCCAGAAGAAGCTCGGCGACGTGTTCGTCCACCACGTGACCGTGGAGGAGGGGACGGTGAGCCTCGACCAGCCGGTCGAGCTCAAGGTCGACAACGCCCGCCGGAAGGCGATCCGGGCCAACCACTCGGCCACCCATCTGCTCCACGAGGCCCTGCGGCAGGTGCTCGGCGACCACGTCGCCCAGAAGGGCTCGCTGGTCAGCCCCGAGCGTCTGCGCTTCGACATCAGCCATCCGAAGCCGATCGAGGCCGACGAACTCGCCCGCGTCGAGGACATCGCCAACGCGGTGCTGCTCCAGAACGCGCCCGTCGTGACCAAGCTGATGGCGGTGGACGACGCCATCGCGTCGGGCGCCCGGGCGCTGTTCGGCGAGAAGTACGGCGACGAGGTCCGGGTGGTCTCCATGGGCCTGCCGGTCGACGACGCGACCGGCCCAGGGAAGCCGAAGAGCTTCTCCGTCGAGCTCTGCGGCGGCACCCACGCCGCGCGCACCGGCGACATCGGGGCGATCACCGTCGTGGCGGAGAGCGCGGTGGGCGCGGGCGTGCGCCGGATCGAGGCGCTGACGGCCGACGCGGCGCGCCGCCACCGGGCCGAGGAGGCCCGGACGCTGGCCGCGCTCGCCGGCATCCTGAAGGCGCCGGTCTCGGAAGCGCCCGACCGCCTGACCGCGCTGATGGAGGACCGGCGGCGCCTGGAGCGCGAGCTGGCCGAGACCCGCCGCAAGCTCGCGATGGGCGGCGAGGGCGGCCCGGGCACGGGCGCGCAGCAGACCGAGATCGGCGGGGTGGCCTTCCGCCGCTCCGTCATCGAGGGGCTCGACATGCGCGACCTCAAGCCGATCGTCGACGAGGAGAAGAAGCGCCTGGGCTCCGGCATCGTGGCGGTGGTCGGCGTCGGACCGGACGGCAAGGCGGGTCTGGTGGTCGGCGTCACCGACGATCTGACCGAGCGCTACGACGCGGTCGGGCTGGTCCGGGCCGGCGCCGGCGCGCTCGGCGGGAAGGGCGGCGGCGGCCGCCGCGACATGGCGCAGGCCGGCGGCCCGAACGGGGCCGGGGCGGAGGCCGCCCTCGACGCCGTCGCGCAGGCCCTCACCGAGGCCGCCTGA
- a CDS encoding DUF2147 domain-containing protein: MGSRLRRTILALLATGAACGPALAADPAGVWLTETGSSRVRVAPCGGGYCGTIISAPGKGLDAKNPDPALRGRSVVGVQILDARQPEGGGFSGSLYNPNDGKTYSGSLKLTGPDALEVSGCVMSVFCKRQTWTRVK; this comes from the coding sequence ATGGGTTCGAGGCTTCGTCGCACGATTCTGGCTCTGCTCGCGACGGGCGCGGCCTGCGGACCGGCCCTGGCGGCCGACCCGGCCGGCGTGTGGTTGACGGAGACGGGCAGCTCCCGGGTCCGCGTCGCGCCCTGCGGCGGCGGCTATTGCGGCACGATCATCAGCGCGCCCGGGAAGGGGCTCGACGCGAAGAACCCGGACCCGGCCCTGCGCGGCCGCAGCGTCGTCGGCGTCCAGATCCTCGACGCGCGCCAGCCCGAAGGCGGCGGCTTCTCGGGCTCCCTGTACAACCCGAACGACGGCAAGACCTATTCCGGCTCGCTGAAGCTCACGGGGCCCGACGCGCTCGAGGTTTCCGGCTGCGTCATGAGCGTGTTCTGCAAGCGGCAGACCTGGACGCGCGTGAAGTAG